Proteins encoded together in one Stutzerimonas stutzeri window:
- a CDS encoding catalase: MSQGKTLTTAGGAPVADNQNSRSAGPRGPLLLDDFYLVEKLAHFNREVIPERRVHAKGSGAYGTLTVTADITHLTCAKLFESVGKQTPLFLRFSTVGGERGSADTERDPRGFAVKFYTEEGNWDVVGNNTPVFFIRDPLKFPDFIHTQKRDPWSNLKSPQMMWDFWSHSPEALHQVTILFSDRGIPDGYRFMHGFGSHTFSLVNSEGERHWVKFHFKSMQGIRNLHPSEAARLAGSDPDYAQRDLFHAIERGEFPRWKLCIQVMSEAEAASRAENPFDVTKVWSQKEFPLIEVGMVELNRNPQNYFAEVEQAAFAPSNVVPGIGLSPDRMLQGRVFAYADAHRYRVGTNHQQLPVNAPRCPVHNYQRDGAMRFDGNGGSAPNYEPNSYSDAPKQAAQYAEPALVLSGAADRYDHRADDDYFSQAGALFRLMTAEQQNLLIGNIVGAMAGVSRDVQLRQLGHFFKADPAYGAGIARGLGIDPNEVA; this comes from the coding sequence ATGAGCCAAGGCAAGACCCTCACCACCGCTGGTGGCGCCCCCGTTGCCGACAATCAGAATTCTCGTTCAGCCGGGCCTCGTGGCCCTTTGTTGCTGGATGACTTCTACTTGGTCGAAAAGCTCGCCCATTTCAACCGCGAAGTCATTCCGGAGCGTCGTGTGCACGCCAAGGGCTCTGGGGCCTATGGCACGCTAACCGTGACCGCAGACATAACTCACCTGACCTGTGCCAAGTTGTTCGAGTCCGTTGGCAAGCAAACGCCCCTGTTCCTGCGCTTTTCCACAGTAGGGGGTGAGCGCGGCTCGGCGGATACCGAGCGTGATCCTCGCGGCTTCGCGGTGAAGTTCTATACCGAGGAAGGCAATTGGGACGTCGTGGGTAACAACACGCCGGTCTTCTTCATCCGCGATCCGCTGAAATTTCCGGATTTCATCCATACGCAAAAGCGTGACCCATGGAGCAATCTGAAGAGCCCGCAGATGATGTGGGATTTCTGGTCGCACTCGCCCGAGGCGTTGCATCAGGTCACCATCCTGTTTTCCGATCGTGGCATCCCCGATGGTTATCGGTTCATGCACGGCTTCGGCAGTCACACCTTCAGCCTGGTCAATAGTGAAGGCGAGCGGCACTGGGTGAAGTTCCACTTCAAGAGCATGCAAGGGATCAGAAACCTGCATCCGAGCGAGGCAGCACGCCTTGCCGGCAGCGATCCCGATTATGCGCAGCGGGATCTTTTCCACGCGATCGAGCGGGGCGAGTTCCCCAGGTGGAAGCTCTGCATCCAGGTGATGAGCGAGGCGGAGGCGGCCAGCCGTGCCGAAAATCCTTTCGACGTCACCAAGGTCTGGTCGCAGAAGGAGTTTCCGCTGATCGAAGTGGGGATGGTCGAGCTGAATCGCAATCCGCAGAACTATTTCGCCGAGGTCGAACAGGCTGCCTTTGCCCCGAGCAACGTCGTCCCGGGTATCGGCCTGTCGCCGGATCGCATGCTTCAGGGGCGGGTATTCGCTTACGCCGATGCCCATCGCTACCGCGTCGGCACCAACCATCAGCAGCTTCCGGTCAATGCGCCGCGTTGCCCGGTCCACAACTATCAGCGTGATGGCGCGATGCGTTTTGATGGCAACGGTGGTTCGGCGCCCAACTACGAGCCGAACAGCTACAGCGACGCCCCCAAGCAGGCAGCGCAGTACGCCGAACCGGCGCTTGTGCTCTCCGGTGCGGCTGACCGATATGACCACAGGGCCGATGACGACTATTTCAGTCAGGCGGGAGCTCTGTTCCGTCTGATGACAGCTGAGCAGCAGAACCTGCTGATCGGCAATATTGTCGGTGCGATGGCAGGCGTCTCGCGTGACGTGCAGTTGCGCCAGCTGGGGCACTTCTTCAAGGCCGACCCGGCATACGGGGCGGGTATCGCCCGGGGACTGGGGATCGACCCGAACGAAGTCGCCTAA
- a CDS encoding DNA-directed RNA polymerase subunit alpha, translating into MQSSVNEFLTPRHIDVQVVSPTRAKITLEPLERGFGHTLGNALRRILLSSMPGCAVVEAEIDGVLHEYSAIEGVQEDVIEILLNLKGIAIKLHGRDEVTLSLVKKGAGAVTAADIQLDHDVEIVNGDHLIANLAANGSINMKLKVARGRGYEPADSRQSDEDESRSIGRLQLDATFSPVRRVAYVVENARVEQRTNLDKLVIDLETNGTLDPEEAIRRAATILQQQLAAFVDLKGDSEPVVVEQEDEIDPILLRPVDDLELTVRSANCLKAENIYYIGDLIQRTEVELLKTPNLGKKSLTEIKDVLASRGLSLGMRLDNWPPASLKKDDKATA; encoded by the coding sequence ATGCAGAGTTCGGTAAATGAGTTCCTGACCCCCCGCCATATTGATGTGCAGGTGGTCAGTCCGACCCGTGCCAAGATCACTCTCGAGCCCCTCGAGCGTGGTTTTGGCCACACCCTGGGCAACGCGCTGCGTCGTATTCTGTTGTCCTCCATGCCCGGCTGCGCTGTGGTCGAGGCTGAGATCGACGGTGTGCTCCACGAGTACAGCGCCATCGAGGGCGTGCAGGAAGATGTAATCGAAATCCTGCTCAACCTCAAAGGTATCGCCATCAAGCTGCACGGCCGTGATGAAGTGACCTTGAGCCTGGTGAAGAAGGGCGCGGGCGCTGTTACCGCTGCCGATATCCAGCTGGATCACGATGTCGAAATCGTCAATGGCGATCACCTGATCGCCAACCTGGCGGCAAACGGCTCGATCAACATGAAGCTCAAGGTCGCTCGCGGCCGTGGTTACGAGCCTGCTGACTCGCGTCAGAGTGATGAAGATGAGAGCCGTAGCATCGGTCGTCTTCAGCTCGACGCCACCTTCAGCCCGGTTCGTCGCGTGGCTTATGTGGTCGAGAATGCTCGTGTCGAGCAGCGCACCAACCTGGACAAGCTGGTCATTGACCTGGAAACCAACGGCACCCTGGATCCCGAAGAGGCGATCCGTCGTGCAGCGACCATCCTGCAACAGCAGCTGGCTGCGTTCGTCGACCTGAAGGGCGACAGCGAGCCGGTGGTTGTCGAGCAGGAAGACGAGATCGATCCGATCCTGTTGCGTCCGGTGGACGACCTGGAACTGACCGTACGTTCGGCCAACTGCCTCAAGGCAGAGAACATCTACTACATTGGTGATCTGATTCAGCGCACCGAAGTAGAGCTGTTGAAAACGCCGAACCTGGGCAAGAAGTCCCTGACCGAGATCAAGGACGTTCTGGCTTCGCGTGGTTTGTCCCTCGGTATGCGCCTGGATAACTGGCCGCCGGCAAGTCTCAAGAAGGACGATAAGGCCACTGCCTGA
- a CDS encoding NAD-dependent epimerase/dehydratase family protein → MADAPILITGGAGFIGSNLVDALLARGYAVRVLDNLSTGKRENLPQDERVELIVGDVADAECVRRSVQGCRAVVHLAAVASVQASVDDPLGTHQSNLIGTLNLCEAMREAGVQRVLFASSAAVYGNNGEGQAIDEGTAKAPLTPYAADKLASEHYLDFYRRQHGLEPVVFRFFNVYGPRQDPSSPYSGVISIFTERAQKGLPIAVFGDGEQTRDFIYVGDLVEVLVQALEAPDAPEGAVNVGLNKATSLNELLDAIGDVLGDLPEVSYQAARSGDIRHSRANNARLVQRYRVPEPPTSMREGLARLLGK, encoded by the coding sequence ATGGCTGATGCCCCGATCCTGATCACAGGTGGCGCCGGCTTCATCGGCTCCAACCTGGTCGATGCACTGCTGGCACGCGGTTACGCCGTTCGAGTGCTGGACAATCTGTCCACTGGCAAGCGTGAGAACCTGCCACAGGATGAGCGCGTCGAGCTCATCGTCGGTGATGTCGCCGACGCCGAATGCGTGCGTCGCTCGGTGCAGGGTTGTCGCGCCGTGGTGCATCTGGCCGCGGTGGCCTCGGTGCAAGCGTCGGTGGACGATCCGCTCGGTACGCATCAGAGCAACCTGATCGGCACGCTCAATCTATGCGAAGCGATGCGTGAGGCAGGCGTGCAGCGAGTGTTGTTTGCCTCGAGCGCGGCGGTCTATGGCAACAACGGGGAAGGTCAGGCCATCGATGAAGGCACCGCGAAGGCGCCGCTTACCCCCTACGCCGCGGACAAGCTGGCCAGTGAGCACTACCTAGATTTCTATCGGCGCCAGCATGGTCTGGAGCCGGTGGTGTTCCGCTTCTTCAATGTTTACGGCCCGCGGCAGGATCCGTCGTCGCCCTATTCCGGGGTGATCAGCATCTTCACCGAGCGGGCGCAGAAGGGACTGCCGATTGCGGTGTTCGGCGATGGGGAGCAGACGCGGGATTTCATCTATGTAGGGGATCTGGTCGAGGTGCTGGTGCAGGCACTCGAAGCGCCGGATGCGCCGGAAGGGGCGGTGAACGTTGGGCTCAACAAGGCGACGTCGTTGAACGAGCTGCTCGACGCGATTGGCGATGTGCTGGGGGATCTGCCCGAGGTGAGCTATCAGGCGGCGCGCTCGGGAGACATCCGTCATTCGCGGGCGAACAATGCGCGACTGGTTCAGCGCTACCGCGTGCCAGAACCGCCGACCAGCATGCGCGAAGGGCTGGCCCGTTTATTGGGCAAGTAA
- the rplQ gene encoding 50S ribosomal protein L17 has product MRHRKSGRHLSRTSAHRKAMFQNMAVSLFEHELIKTTLPKAKELRRVAEPLITLAKEDSVANRRLAFDRTRSKAAVGKLFNDLGKRYATRQGGYLRILKCGFRAGDNAPMAYVELVDRPVAGEVEAAAE; this is encoded by the coding sequence ATGCGTCATCGTAAAAGTGGCCGTCATCTGAGCCGCACCAGCGCCCACCGCAAGGCCATGTTCCAGAACATGGCGGTGTCGCTGTTCGAGCACGAACTGATCAAGACCACCCTGCCCAAGGCCAAAGAACTGCGTCGCGTTGCCGAGCCGCTGATCACCCTGGCCAAGGAAGACAGCGTTGCCAACCGCCGCCTGGCTTTCGACCGTACCCGTTCGAAAGCTGCTGTAGGCAAGCTGTTCAACGATCTGGGCAAGCGCTACGCCACCCGTCAGGGCGGCTATCTGCGCATCCTCAAGTGCGGTTTCCGCGCAGGGGACAACGCACCTATGGCTTACGTCGAGCTGGTTGACCGTCCGGTCGCTGGTGAGGTTGAAGCCGCAGCCGAGTAA
- a CDS encoding sugar nucleotide-binding protein produces MRMRLMLLGGGNALGQALIRLGAEEDIGFLAPRPPAQGWDAASLTQLLDDNRPDVVINLAYYYDWFQSGQPNEPALAAQERAVERLAELCQHHDFVLLQPSSYRVFDGARTTAYSEKDEVAPLDARGQALWRIEQSVRALCPRHVLLRFGWLLDDSRDGVLGRVLQRLEQSEAILLADDRRGNPTPVDDAARVILAVLKQLDCQAPLWGTYHYGGHEASTPLLVAQALLGEAAKYRDVTTAKLTPVAHADCSDAAAEPQHGVLACKKIFTTFGIKPRAWRTGLPSLLERYYRHG; encoded by the coding sequence ATGCGAATGCGCCTGATGCTGTTGGGCGGCGGCAATGCCCTGGGCCAGGCGCTCATCCGCCTCGGCGCCGAGGAAGACATCGGTTTTCTCGCGCCGCGCCCGCCCGCCCAGGGCTGGGATGCCGCCAGTCTTACCCAGTTGCTCGACGACAACCGTCCGGATGTCGTCATCAACCTCGCCTATTACTACGACTGGTTCCAGAGCGGGCAGCCCAACGAACCGGCGCTCGCGGCTCAGGAGCGCGCTGTGGAGCGGCTTGCCGAGCTGTGCCAGCACCACGATTTCGTTCTCCTGCAGCCTTCGAGCTACCGCGTGTTCGATGGCGCGCGCACCACTGCCTACAGCGAAAAGGATGAGGTCGCGCCGCTGGATGCCCGGGGGCAGGCGCTCTGGCGCATCGAGCAGAGCGTGCGGGCGCTGTGCCCGCGTCATGTGCTGTTGCGTTTCGGCTGGCTGCTCGACGACAGTCGTGACGGTGTGCTGGGGCGTGTTCTGCAACGGCTGGAGCAGAGCGAGGCGATCCTGCTGGCGGACGATCGCCGTGGCAATCCGACGCCGGTGGATGACGCTGCGAGAGTCATTCTTGCAGTGCTCAAGCAGCTCGATTGCCAGGCCCCGTTGTGGGGCACCTACCATTACGGCGGCCACGAAGCTTCGACGCCGCTGCTGGTCGCGCAGGCGCTGCTTGGCGAGGCCGCCAAGTATCGCGATGTGACGACCGCCAAGCTGACGCCGGTCGCTCACGCCGACTGTTCGGATGCCGCGGCTGAGCCGCAGCACGGTGTGCTGGCCTGCAAGAAGATATTCACCACCTTCGGTATCAAGCCGCGTGCCTGGCGCACCGGCCTGCCGAGCCTGCTGGAGCGTTATTACCGCCATGGCTGA
- the uvrA gene encoding excinuclease ABC subunit UvrA: protein MDKILIRGARTHNLKNIDLTLPRDKLIVITGLSGSGKSSLAFDTLYAEGQRRYVESLSAYARQFLSMMEKPDVDTIEGLSPAISIEQKSTSHNPRSTVGTITEIYDYLRLLYARVGTPRCPDHDAPLEAQTVSQMVDQVLALPEGRKLMLLAPVIRERKGEHLAVFDELRAQGFVRARVNGRLYELDELPKLDKQKKHSIDVVVDRFKVRGDLQQRLAESFETALKLADGIALVAPMDEDEESEEMIFSARFACPICGHSISELEPKLFSFNNPAGACPTCDGLGVKQFFDAKRLVNGELTLAEGAIRGWDRRNVYYFQMLGSLSSHYGFSLDEPFDSLAAEHQKFILRGSGRENVEFRYLNDRGDIVRRSHPFEGIIPNLERRYRETESTSVREELAKYLSTQPCPECRGTRLRREARHVWVGDKTLPAVTALPIGDATDYFGGLSLSGRRGEIADKILKEIRERLQFLVNVGLDYLTLDRSADTLSGGEAQRIRLASQIGAGLVGVMYILDEPSIGLHQRDNERLLGTLRHLRDIGNTVIVVEHDEDAIRLADYVVDIGPGAGVHGGRIVAEGTPDEVMAHPDSLTGKYLSGRVTINYPPERTRRDPKKLLKLKGARGNNLRNVDLEIPVGLLTCITGVSGSGKSTLINNTLFPITATALNGASTLEVAPYDSFDGLQHLDKVVDIDQSPIGRTPRSNPATYTGLFTPIRELFAGVPEARSRGYGPGRFSFNVKGGRCEACQGDGVIKVEMHFLPDIYVPCDVCKGKRYNRETLEVKYKGKSITEVLDMTIEEAREFFDPVPAVARKLQTLMDVGLSYIKLGQSATTLSGGEAQRVKLSRELSKRDTGKTLYILDEPTTGLHFADIQQLLDVLHRLRDHGNTVVVIEHNLDVIKTADWLVDLGPEGGSKGGQIIASGTPEEVAEMSQSHTGHFLKPLLERDRH from the coding sequence TTGGACAAGATTCTGATTCGTGGGGCACGCACCCACAACCTGAAGAACATCGACCTCACCCTGCCACGCGACAAGCTGATCGTCATCACCGGCCTCTCCGGCTCCGGCAAGTCTTCGCTGGCGTTCGACACGCTTTATGCCGAAGGCCAGCGCCGCTACGTCGAATCGCTCTCGGCCTACGCCCGACAGTTCCTTTCGATGATGGAAAAGCCCGACGTGGACACCATCGAAGGGCTTTCTCCGGCCATTTCGATCGAACAAAAGTCGACATCGCACAACCCGCGCTCCACCGTCGGCACCATCACCGAGATCTACGATTACCTGCGCCTGCTCTACGCGCGGGTCGGCACACCACGCTGCCCGGACCATGACGCGCCGCTGGAAGCGCAAACCGTCAGTCAGATGGTCGACCAAGTCCTGGCGCTGCCAGAAGGGCGCAAGCTGATGCTGCTGGCACCCGTCATTCGCGAGCGAAAGGGCGAGCACCTGGCCGTGTTCGACGAGCTCCGGGCCCAGGGCTTCGTTCGCGCCCGCGTCAACGGCCGCCTCTACGAGCTGGACGAACTGCCCAAGCTGGACAAACAGAAGAAGCACTCCATCGATGTCGTGGTGGATCGCTTCAAGGTTCGCGGCGACCTGCAGCAGCGTCTGGCCGAATCCTTCGAGACGGCGCTGAAACTGGCGGACGGCATCGCGCTGGTCGCGCCCATGGATGAGGACGAAGAAAGCGAGGAGATGATCTTCTCCGCACGCTTCGCCTGCCCGATCTGCGGTCACTCCATCAGCGAGCTGGAACCCAAGCTGTTCTCCTTCAACAACCCGGCAGGTGCCTGCCCGACCTGCGATGGCCTGGGCGTGAAGCAGTTCTTCGATGCCAAGCGCCTGGTCAACGGCGAGCTCACCCTGGCCGAAGGTGCGATCCGCGGCTGGGACCGGCGCAACGTCTATTATTTCCAGATGCTCGGCTCGCTGTCCTCGCATTACGGGTTCAGTCTGGACGAGCCCTTCGACTCGCTGGCCGCCGAGCATCAGAAGTTCATCCTGCGCGGAAGCGGCCGGGAGAATGTCGAGTTTCGTTACCTCAATGACCGCGGGGACATCGTCAGGCGCTCGCATCCGTTCGAAGGCATCATCCCCAACCTCGAACGCCGCTACCGCGAGACCGAGTCCACTTCGGTGCGCGAAGAGCTGGCGAAGTACCTCAGCACTCAGCCCTGCCCGGAATGCCGCGGCACCCGCCTGCGCCGCGAGGCTCGCCACGTGTGGGTTGGCGACAAGACACTGCCGGCGGTCACGGCACTGCCCATCGGCGACGCCACCGATTATTTCGGCGGACTCTCGCTCAGCGGTCGTCGCGGCGAAATCGCCGACAAGATCCTCAAGGAGATCCGCGAGCGTCTGCAATTCCTGGTCAATGTCGGCCTCGACTACCTGACCCTCGACCGCAGTGCGGATACGCTGTCCGGCGGCGAGGCCCAGCGCATCCGACTGGCGAGCCAGATCGGCGCCGGCCTGGTCGGTGTGATGTACATCCTCGATGAGCCCTCGATCGGCCTGCACCAGCGCGACAATGAGCGCCTGCTGGGCACCCTTCGTCACCTGCGCGACATCGGCAACACGGTGATCGTGGTCGAGCATGACGAGGACGCCATCCGCCTTGCCGACTACGTGGTGGACATTGGCCCGGGGGCCGGGGTGCATGGTGGCCGCATCGTCGCCGAGGGTACCCCCGACGAGGTGATGGCGCACCCGGACTCCCTGACCGGCAAGTACCTCTCCGGCCGGGTGACGATCAATTACCCACCGGAACGCACCCGTCGCGACCCGAAAAAGCTGCTCAAGCTCAAGGGCGCCCGCGGCAACAACCTGCGTAACGTCGATCTGGAGATCCCGGTGGGGCTGCTGACCTGCATCACCGGCGTATCCGGCTCGGGCAAGTCGACGCTGATCAATAACACGCTGTTCCCGATCACTGCCACGGCGCTCAATGGCGCGTCCACCCTGGAAGTGGCGCCCTACGACAGCTTCGACGGCCTGCAGCACCTCGACAAGGTCGTCGACATCGACCAGAGCCCCATCGGCCGCACCCCACGCTCCAACCCGGCGACCTACACCGGCCTGTTCACGCCCATCCGCGAACTCTTTGCCGGGGTACCGGAGGCCCGCTCGCGCGGTTACGGGCCAGGACGCTTCTCCTTCAATGTAAAGGGCGGCCGCTGCGAAGCCTGCCAGGGCGACGGTGTGATCAAGGTGGAAATGCATTTTCTACCGGACATCTACGTCCCCTGCGACGTGTGCAAGGGCAAGCGCTACAACCGCGAGACACTGGAGGTGAAGTACAAGGGCAAGAGCATCACCGAGGTACTGGACATGACCATCGAGGAAGCTCGCGAATTCTTCGACCCAGTGCCGGCAGTTGCACGCAAGCTGCAAACCCTGATGGACGTCGGGCTGTCGTACATCAAGCTAGGGCAGAGCGCGACCACGCTGTCCGGGGGCGAGGCACAACGGGTGAAGCTGTCCCGCGAGCTGTCCAAACGCGACACCGGCAAGACCCTGTACATCCTCGACGAGCCCACCACCGGCCTGCACTTCGCCGACATCCAGCAGCTACTCGATGTGCTGCATCGCCTGCGCGACCACGGCAACACGGTGGTGGTTATCGAGCACAACCTGGACGTGATCAAAACCGCTGACTGGCTGGTGGACCTCGGCCCGGAAGGCGGCTCCAAGGGCGGTCAGATCATCGCCAGCGGCACACCGGAAGAGGTCGCGGAAATGTCGCAGTCGCACACCGGGCATTTCCTCAAACCGCTGCTGGAGCGCGACCGTCACTGA
- a CDS encoding MFS transporter — MQDPYSERMSASEKRAASGLALVFAFRMLGMFMVLPVLATYGMDLEGATPTLIGLAIGAYGLTQALLQIPFGILSDRIGRLPIIYFGLAIFAAGAVLAAMSDSIWGVVAGRVLQGAGAISAAVMALLSDLTREQHRTKAMALIGVSIGFSFAVAMIIGPLLTRAFGLSGLFWVTAAMAVVGGLIVALLPKAQAHVRHRESGVARQALGLTLRHPDLLRLDFSILALHAILMASFVALPLALVEQGALPKDEHWWVYLTALLIGFFGMIPFIIYGEKKRQMRRVLLGAVCALLLCELFFWWFGNGLWMLVVGMVAFFVAFNLLEASLPSLISKVAPAGGKGTAMGVYSTSQFLGAGLGGVLGGMLYQQGGLALVFAGCVALCALWFVIAFSMREPPYVTSLRLPLSAGALSNTRLEADLLHVPGVSDVLIVLDEAAAYVKVDTLVLDRDALDRLVA; from the coding sequence ATGCAGGACCCCTACAGCGAGCGCATGAGCGCCAGCGAAAAACGCGCAGCTTCCGGGCTGGCGCTGGTGTTCGCTTTTCGCATGCTCGGCATGTTCATGGTTTTGCCCGTGCTGGCAACCTACGGCATGGACCTGGAAGGCGCTACGCCGACCCTGATCGGCCTTGCCATCGGTGCCTATGGTTTGACCCAGGCGCTGCTGCAAATTCCCTTCGGCATTCTCTCTGACCGCATCGGGCGCCTGCCGATCATCTATTTCGGTCTGGCGATCTTCGCCGCCGGCGCGGTTCTGGCGGCGATGTCCGACAGCATCTGGGGTGTGGTCGCGGGGCGGGTGCTGCAGGGCGCCGGCGCGATCTCCGCCGCGGTGATGGCGTTGCTGTCCGACCTGACCCGCGAGCAACACCGGACCAAGGCGATGGCGCTGATCGGGGTGAGCATCGGCTTCTCCTTTGCCGTGGCCATGATCATCGGCCCCCTGTTGACGCGTGCCTTCGGTCTTTCCGGGTTGTTCTGGGTGACGGCGGCGATGGCAGTGGTTGGCGGGCTCATCGTTGCGCTGCTGCCCAAGGCCCAGGCCCATGTCCGTCATCGGGAATCCGGGGTCGCCCGGCAGGCGCTGGGTCTGACGTTGCGTCATCCAGACCTGCTGCGCCTGGATTTCAGCATCCTGGCATTACACGCGATTCTCATGGCGAGCTTCGTCGCGCTGCCGCTGGCGCTGGTGGAGCAGGGCGCATTGCCCAAGGACGAGCATTGGTGGGTCTACCTGACTGCGCTGCTGATCGGCTTCTTCGGCATGATTCCGTTCATCATCTATGGCGAGAAGAAGCGCCAGATGCGCCGCGTGCTGCTCGGTGCCGTCTGTGCGCTGCTGCTGTGCGAGCTGTTCTTCTGGTGGTTCGGCAACGGCCTGTGGATGCTGGTGGTGGGCATGGTTGCCTTCTTCGTCGCCTTCAATCTGCTTGAGGCGTCGTTGCCGTCGCTGATCAGCAAGGTGGCGCCGGCAGGTGGCAAGGGCACCGCCATGGGGGTCTACTCCACCAGTCAGTTCCTCGGTGCCGGGCTGGGCGGCGTCCTGGGCGGCATGCTCTATCAGCAGGGCGGGCTGGCCCTGGTGTTCGCTGGCTGCGTGGCACTCTGCGCACTGTGGTTCGTGATCGCCTTCAGCATGCGCGAGCCTCCCTATGTCACCAGCCTGCGCCTGCCGCTTTCGGCCGGCGCGCTGAGCAACACCCGGCTCGAGGCCGACCTGCTGCACGTGCCCGGCGTGAGCGATGTGCTGATCGTGCTCGACGAGGCGGCCGCCTATGTGAAGGTCGATACCCTGGTGCTGGATCGCGACGCGCTGGATCGTTTGGTCGCCTGA
- a CDS encoding single-stranded DNA-binding protein yields MARGVNKVILIGNVGGDPETRYMPNGNAVTNITLATTDSWKDKQTGQLQERTEWHRVVLFGKVAEIAGEYLRKGSQCYIEGRLQTREWEKDGVKRYTTEIVVDMNGTMQLLGGRGGSSDDAPRQPRPQREPQQAPRQQAQPQQPAARQQPAPDYDSFDDDIPF; encoded by the coding sequence ATGGCCAGAGGGGTGAACAAAGTCATCTTGATCGGCAATGTCGGCGGCGACCCGGAAACCCGCTACATGCCCAATGGCAATGCGGTGACCAACATCACGCTGGCAACCACCGACAGCTGGAAGGACAAGCAGACCGGTCAGCTTCAGGAGCGCACCGAGTGGCACCGTGTGGTGCTGTTCGGCAAGGTCGCCGAGATCGCCGGCGAGTACCTGCGCAAGGGTTCGCAGTGCTACATCGAAGGTCGCCTGCAGACTCGCGAGTGGGAAAAGGATGGCGTCAAGCGCTACACCACCGAAATCGTCGTCGACATGAATGGCACCATGCAGCTGCTCGGCGGCCGTGGCGGCAGTTCCGATGACGCGCCACGTCAGCCGCGCCCGCAGCGCGAGCCGCAACAGGCTCCGCGTCAGCAGGCTCAGCCGCAGCAGCCGGCCGCACGGCAGCAGCCAGCGCCGGACTATGACAGCTTCGATGACGACATCCCCTTCTAG